Proteins from a single region of Gordonia hongkongensis:
- a CDS encoding acyl-ACP desaturase: MTTLIGPPDAEPADRGMTGSDLLRELLPVCETEVERHMKMTRDWHPHDYVPWDDGRNFAALGGLDWDPAQSRLSDVAKAAMITNLLTEDNLPSYHRVIADNFTLDDAWGWWVGRWTAEENRHSIVMRDYLVVTRGVDPVELEEIRMAHMTSGFNPLPDDDGQRDHSFDMLFAVAYVSFQELATRVSHRNTGKACGDPIADRMLQRVAADENLHMLFYRNIVAGALDLVPDETMAAIHAIVTNFQMPGATMPNFRRNAVLIAKGGIYDLPQHMSDVVMPVLRKWRIFERDDFGPVGEHYRERLAEFLEEMDVKVRKFEESRERALQRQHARELRAR; the protein is encoded by the coding sequence GTGACCACCCTCATCGGACCCCCCGACGCCGAACCCGCCGACCGCGGCATGACCGGTTCGGATCTACTGCGTGAACTGCTGCCCGTGTGCGAGACCGAGGTCGAGCGGCACATGAAGATGACGCGCGACTGGCACCCGCACGACTACGTGCCCTGGGACGACGGACGCAACTTCGCGGCTCTCGGCGGACTCGACTGGGATCCGGCACAGTCCCGGCTCTCCGACGTCGCCAAGGCCGCGATGATCACCAACCTGCTCACCGAGGACAACCTGCCGTCGTACCACCGGGTGATCGCCGACAACTTCACCCTCGACGATGCCTGGGGCTGGTGGGTGGGGCGCTGGACGGCCGAGGAGAACCGCCACTCGATCGTGATGCGCGACTACCTGGTGGTGACCCGCGGTGTCGACCCGGTCGAACTCGAAGAGATCCGCATGGCGCACATGACGTCGGGGTTCAACCCCCTGCCCGACGACGACGGGCAGCGCGACCACAGCTTCGACATGCTGTTCGCGGTCGCGTACGTCAGTTTCCAGGAACTGGCCACCCGGGTCTCGCACCGCAACACCGGGAAGGCATGCGGGGACCCGATCGCCGACCGCATGCTGCAGCGTGTCGCGGCCGACGAGAACCTGCACATGCTCTTCTACCGCAACATCGTCGCCGGCGCGCTCGACCTCGTTCCCGACGAGACCATGGCCGCCATCCACGCGATCGTGACCAACTTCCAGATGCCCGGCGCGACCATGCCGAACTTCCGGCGCAACGCCGTGTTGATCGCCAAGGGCGGCATCTACGATCTGCCGCAACACATGTCGGACGTCGTCATGCCCGTGCTGCGGAAGTGGCGCATCTTCGAGCGCGACGACTTCGGGCCGGTCGGCGAGCACTACCGCGAACGCCTCGCGGAGTTCCTGGAGGAGATGGACGTCAAGGTGCGCAAGTTCGAGGAGTCGCGGGAGCGGGCGCTGCAGCGCCAGCACGCACGAGAACTGCGGGCCCGGTGA
- a CDS encoding DHA2 family efflux MFS transporter permease subunit gives MQLLVVLDGTVAALALPSIRDALTLSESSANWVISSYVLAFGGLMLLGGRLGDTFGRKRMFIVGVVAFTLTSLLCGLAWNEASLLAGRALQGASAAIAAPTAMALVATTFAPGKPRSQAFAVYAAMTGVGSVAGLILGGVLTELSWRLVFLINVPIGLIVVVGAIVALRESQGERLPLDVPGAVLGTLGCTLLVLAVNEGPNGWTAPVVVGSFILGALALAAFIVVERRARNPLLPFSLFDNSSRVAALLAILLASMIMMCMAVFISLYLQGILQYSPIQSGLAVVPFAFGLGIAAAIASKLALMIQPRWLVLVGGAVILVGCLYASSIATDSPDYFPSIFVPVVVIGFGVGLAVIPLTLSVVAGVGTTEIGPLTALAQVAQNLGGAVGLVAVGAMVTSRALSKGGTTAPVETMNPTQLAAQAEGYGLAFAACAGIAVLAAIVVLFMRFTPEQVAEGQAAQEAADAGLDAGLDAEPNTPGSDTRR, from the coding sequence ATGCAGTTGCTCGTCGTGCTCGACGGCACCGTGGCCGCGCTGGCGCTCCCGAGCATCCGCGACGCGCTCACGCTCTCGGAGTCCAGCGCCAATTGGGTCATCAGCAGCTACGTGCTGGCGTTCGGCGGTCTCATGCTCCTCGGCGGCCGACTCGGTGACACGTTCGGGCGCAAACGGATGTTCATCGTCGGCGTGGTCGCCTTCACCCTCACCTCGCTGCTGTGCGGACTGGCCTGGAACGAGGCGAGCCTCCTCGCCGGCCGGGCCCTGCAGGGCGCGTCGGCGGCGATCGCGGCGCCCACCGCCATGGCGCTGGTCGCCACCACCTTCGCGCCCGGCAAACCGCGCAGTCAGGCCTTCGCGGTCTACGCGGCCATGACCGGCGTGGGATCGGTGGCCGGGCTCATCCTCGGCGGGGTGCTGACCGAGCTGTCGTGGCGCCTGGTCTTCCTCATCAACGTGCCGATCGGTCTGATCGTCGTCGTCGGGGCGATCGTTGCGCTGCGGGAATCCCAGGGTGAGCGGCTGCCCCTCGACGTGCCCGGCGCGGTCCTCGGCACCCTCGGTTGCACCCTGCTGGTGCTCGCGGTGAACGAGGGGCCCAACGGTTGGACGGCGCCGGTCGTGGTCGGCTCGTTCATCCTCGGCGCCCTCGCCCTGGCCGCGTTCATCGTGGTCGAACGGCGCGCCCGGAACCCACTGCTGCCGTTCTCCCTCTTCGACAACAGCTCCCGCGTCGCAGCCCTGCTCGCCATCCTGCTCGCCAGCATGATCATGATGTGCATGGCGGTGTTCATCTCGCTGTACCTGCAGGGCATCCTGCAGTACTCGCCGATCCAGAGCGGGCTCGCGGTCGTGCCGTTCGCGTTCGGGCTGGGCATCGCCGCGGCGATCGCGTCGAAGCTGGCGCTGATGATCCAGCCGCGCTGGCTCGTCCTGGTCGGCGGCGCGGTGATCCTCGTCGGCTGCCTCTACGCATCGTCGATCGCGACCGACTCACCGGACTACTTCCCGAGCATCTTCGTCCCCGTCGTCGTGATCGGCTTCGGCGTCGGTCTGGCAGTCATCCCGCTGACCCTGTCCGTGGTGGCCGGGGTGGGCACCACCGAGATCGGCCCCCTGACCGCGCTCGCGCAGGTCGCGCAGAACCTCGGCGGGGCCGTCGGCCTGGTTGCCGTCGGTGCGATGGTCACCTCGCGCGCGCTGTCGAAGGGCGGCACCACCGCGCCGGTCGAGACGATGAATCCCACCCAGCTCGCCGCGCAGGCCGAGGGTTACGGGCTGGCCTTCGCCGCCTGCGCGGGCATCGCCGTCCTCGCCGCGATCGTCGTGCTGTTCATGCGGTTCACGCCCGAGCAGGTCGCCGAGGGACAGGCCGCCCAGGAAGCCGCCGACGCCGGGCTCGACGCCGGGCTCGACGCCGAGCCGAACACCCCGGGGTCCGACACCCGGCGATGA
- a CDS encoding response regulator produces MSPATTDSATADPTPSPNPVRAYLVDDHELVRRGLRDLLGTAGDIEVVGEAASVGEALVGILATKPDVAVLDVRLPDGNGVELCRDVRAAEPGIKCLMLTSYADDDALLAAVLAGASGFVLKQILGHNLVAAVRTVGRGGSLLDDRSTAALLAKLRNEKQTEKDPLAELTHQEREVFALIGEGLTNRQIAGRMFLAEKTIKNYVSRILGKLDMQRRTQVAVMATRLRDGKE; encoded by the coding sequence ATGTCCCCTGCCACGACCGATTCGGCCACCGCCGATCCGACCCCGTCCCCGAATCCGGTCCGCGCCTACCTCGTCGACGACCACGAACTCGTCCGGCGCGGTCTGCGCGACCTGCTCGGGACCGCCGGCGACATCGAGGTGGTGGGCGAGGCGGCCTCGGTCGGCGAAGCCCTCGTCGGCATCCTGGCGACCAAGCCCGATGTCGCCGTGCTCGACGTCCGGTTGCCCGACGGCAACGGGGTCGAGCTGTGCCGGGACGTCCGCGCGGCCGAACCGGGGATCAAGTGCCTGATGCTCACGAGCTACGCCGACGACGATGCACTGCTCGCCGCGGTCCTCGCCGGCGCCTCGGGTTTCGTGCTCAAACAGATCCTGGGGCACAACCTGGTCGCCGCGGTCCGGACCGTCGGTCGGGGCGGTTCACTGCTCGACGATCGGTCCACGGCGGCCCTGCTCGCCAAGCTGCGCAACGAGAAGCAGACCGAGAAGGATCCGCTCGCCGAGCTCACCCATCAGGAGCGCGAGGTGTTCGCCCTCATCGGCGAGGGCCTGACCAATCGGCAGATCGCCGGCCGGATGTTCCTGGCGGAGAAGACGATCAAGAACTACGTGTCCCGCATCCTGGGCAAATTGGACATGCAGCGACGCACCCAGGTCGCCGTGATGGCGACCAGACTCCGCGACGGCAAGGAGTGA
- a CDS encoding VWA domain-containing protein: MTTLGDLPASVDPLADVRYPFSAVVGQEQLKLALILSAISPGIGGVLIRGEKGTAKSTIVRGLGPLLSVPGSTDDTAGGVVELPIGATEDRVIGSLDLTSVLRDGRAEFTPGLLARAHRGVLYIDEVNLLADHLVDVLLDAAASGRVTIERDGVSHTQAADFVLVGTMNPEEGELRPQLLDRFGLAVDVAAGREVDERVEVVRRRMAYDADPASFVAAHAAAEHELTQRIASARAAVGAVALPDRELRRIAGICAHLDVDGLRGDIVVARTALAHAAWRGATAVEDVDVRAAVELALPHRRRRNPFDESGLSRDQLDEAMSAGEDAAGPDTPDDDPEPPETPPPGGGGEAPDSASDTGPAPDTDPDAAPETGDTDAPQHAPGPAFGSVPTSTARRMPTLRVDGLGDGDPGRRSKARSRRGHTTHAVDFDAGRPVHLFGTVLAAAGRAGRGGTGSERGVRIAAPDLRSAQRVGQEANLVVFVVDLSGSMTARRRLAAVSELCVEMLRDSYTRRDRVAVVVARGSSATLAVPPTKSVEIAVRRLEEVRTGGRTPLGEGLQLAADVVQRCRRAEPDRRPLLVVLTDGRATSGRGAMARAREAADGIRRRGIGSVVVDCEQGMVRLGLAGDLAAHLGASLIPMDELSATALTGHAPARGAA; encoded by the coding sequence ATGACGACCCTCGGTGACCTCCCCGCTTCCGTGGACCCCCTCGCTGACGTGCGCTATCCGTTCAGCGCCGTCGTGGGGCAGGAGCAGCTCAAACTCGCACTGATCCTGTCGGCCATCTCGCCGGGGATCGGGGGTGTCCTGATCCGCGGGGAGAAGGGCACCGCGAAATCGACCATCGTGCGCGGGCTCGGCCCGCTGCTCAGCGTCCCCGGTTCCACAGACGATACCGCCGGCGGCGTGGTCGAACTGCCCATCGGTGCGACCGAGGACCGTGTGATCGGCTCGCTCGATCTCACCTCGGTGCTGCGGGACGGCCGTGCCGAGTTCACTCCCGGTCTGCTCGCCCGGGCGCACCGCGGGGTGCTGTACATCGACGAGGTCAACCTGCTGGCCGATCACCTCGTCGACGTGCTGCTGGACGCGGCGGCCAGTGGACGGGTCACGATCGAACGCGATGGTGTGTCACACACCCAGGCGGCCGATTTCGTTCTCGTCGGCACCATGAACCCGGAGGAGGGAGAGTTGCGCCCGCAGCTGCTCGACCGGTTCGGGCTCGCCGTCGACGTGGCCGCCGGCCGCGAGGTCGACGAACGCGTGGAGGTGGTGCGCCGCCGCATGGCGTACGACGCCGACCCGGCATCGTTCGTCGCCGCCCACGCCGCCGCCGAACACGAACTGACACAACGGATCGCGAGCGCACGAGCCGCCGTGGGTGCGGTGGCCCTCCCGGACCGGGAGTTGCGCCGTATCGCCGGGATCTGCGCCCACCTCGACGTCGACGGACTCCGCGGCGACATCGTGGTGGCCCGGACCGCGCTCGCTCATGCCGCCTGGCGCGGGGCCACCGCCGTCGAGGACGTCGACGTCCGGGCGGCCGTCGAGCTCGCGCTGCCGCATCGGCGCCGCCGCAACCCCTTCGACGAGTCGGGGCTCAGCCGCGACCAGCTCGACGAGGCGATGTCGGCGGGCGAGGACGCGGCCGGACCCGACACACCCGATGACGACCCGGAACCGCCCGAGACACCACCGCCCGGTGGCGGCGGCGAGGCCCCGGACTCCGCATCCGACACCGGCCCGGCGCCCGACACCGACCCCGATGCGGCTCCCGAGACCGGCGACACCGACGCCCCGCAGCACGCTCCCGGACCGGCGTTCGGGTCCGTGCCGACCTCGACGGCCCGCCGCATGCCGACCCTGCGCGTCGACGGACTCGGCGACGGAGACCCGGGTCGCCGCTCGAAGGCGCGGAGCCGTCGCGGACACACCACCCATGCCGTGGACTTCGATGCCGGCCGACCGGTGCATCTGTTCGGCACGGTGCTCGCCGCCGCGGGCCGGGCCGGTCGTGGCGGGACCGGGTCCGAGCGCGGTGTGCGGATCGCGGCCCCCGACCTGCGGTCGGCGCAGCGGGTCGGCCAGGAGGCCAACCTCGTCGTCTTCGTGGTCGACCTCAGCGGGTCGATGACCGCCCGGCGTCGGCTGGCCGCGGTGTCCGAACTGTGCGTGGAGATGTTGCGCGACTCGTATACCCGGCGCGACCGCGTCGCGGTGGTCGTGGCGCGGGGTTCCTCCGCGACGCTTGCGGTGCCGCCCACCAAATCGGTCGAGATCGCGGTGCGCCGCCTCGAGGAGGTCCGCACCGGCGGCCGGACACCGCTCGGCGAGGGCCTGCAGCTCGCCGCCGATGTCGTGCAGCGGTGTCGCCGCGCCGAGCCCGACCGGCGGCCGCTGCTGGTGGTGCTCACCGACGGTCGTGCCACCTCAGGACGAGGCGCGATGGCACGGGCGCGGGAAGCCGCGGACGGTATCCGTCGTCGCGGCATCGGGTCCGTGGTCGTCGACTGCGAGCAGGGGATGGTCCGGCTCGGACTCGCCGGCGATCTCGCGGCCCATCTCGGCGCGAGCCTGATCCCGATGGACGAACTGTCCGCCACCGCGCTGACGGGACACGCACCCGCGCGGGGAGCGGCCTGA
- a CDS encoding GAF domain-containing sensor histidine kinase, with protein sequence MLAHRLRETLDALADHGADDPALLRELLEAVLVVGQGVELDRALQRIVEVAAGLVDAQYGALGVRGPDGGLSEFVHIGISDAQRATMGHLPVGRGVLGLLIDDPRLHRIHDLGAHPTSVGFPPNHPPMHTFLGAPIMVRGEVFGSLYLTEKRSAEDFSEVDETVVAVLAVAAGIAVDNAGLFERARTRHRWMQVLARRGSEPLAGIALSDTMSRMCADVAGLVGAVDVYLLTEMAGEVELRGHTGDPVEIENFIPPDATALRVQRSGQIAESLIRGGARWTSVQPLQRASGAFGWMLITHRNRPYWDDEEIAGLAGVAEVASLAVVYAEQQQIARDLEVLEDRHRIARDLHDHVIQRLFAVGMSVQTLLAGTTDPAAAAARLEQIMTDLDRTIAQIRTSIFDLQTPYGTDIGPTLRRRVLDIVSELSGHASISPSVEFDGPVDTVVPDSLGPHIDAVLREGLSNALRHARADHIAVSVTADDVLTVEISDDGVGIGADVTYRGLENLTRRAEDCDGTFSIVTRPRGTSGGGTSEGRTSGGGTTLTWSVPLVG encoded by the coding sequence ATGCTGGCGCACCGGCTCCGCGAGACGCTCGACGCGCTCGCCGATCACGGTGCCGACGATCCCGCCCTGCTCCGGGAACTGCTGGAGGCGGTGCTGGTGGTCGGGCAGGGGGTCGAACTCGACCGCGCGCTGCAGCGCATCGTCGAGGTCGCGGCGGGACTCGTGGACGCCCAGTACGGTGCCCTCGGCGTGCGCGGGCCGGACGGCGGGCTGAGTGAATTCGTGCACATCGGCATCAGCGATGCGCAACGCGCCACCATGGGACATCTGCCGGTCGGCCGCGGGGTCCTCGGCCTGCTCATCGACGATCCCCGCCTGCACCGCATCCACGACCTCGGCGCCCATCCGACGTCGGTCGGGTTCCCGCCCAACCACCCCCCGATGCACACCTTCCTCGGTGCTCCGATCATGGTGCGCGGCGAGGTGTTCGGCAGTCTGTACCTGACCGAGAAGCGGTCCGCGGAGGACTTCTCCGAGGTCGACGAGACCGTCGTCGCGGTGCTGGCGGTGGCCGCCGGGATCGCCGTCGACAACGCGGGTCTCTTCGAACGGGCCCGCACCCGCCACCGCTGGATGCAGGTCCTGGCCCGGCGTGGGTCGGAGCCGCTGGCCGGAATCGCGCTGTCGGACACCATGTCCCGGATGTGCGCCGATGTCGCCGGTCTCGTCGGCGCGGTCGATGTCTACCTGCTCACCGAGATGGCGGGGGAGGTGGAACTACGCGGGCACACCGGCGATCCGGTGGAGATCGAGAACTTCATCCCGCCGGACGCCACGGCGCTGCGGGTGCAGCGTTCCGGCCAGATCGCCGAGTCGCTGATACGGGGCGGCGCCCGCTGGACCTCGGTGCAACCCCTCCAGCGCGCATCGGGGGCGTTCGGCTGGATGCTCATCACCCACCGTAACCGCCCCTACTGGGACGACGAGGAGATCGCCGGGCTCGCCGGTGTCGCCGAGGTCGCCTCGCTGGCGGTCGTCTACGCCGAGCAGCAACAGATCGCCCGCGATCTCGAGGTCCTCGAAGACCGGCACCGCATCGCCCGCGACCTGCACGATCATGTGATCCAGCGACTCTTCGCGGTCGGGATGTCGGTACAGACGTTGCTGGCCGGGACCACCGATCCGGCCGCCGCGGCCGCGCGCCTGGAGCAGATCATGACCGACCTCGACCGCACGATCGCGCAGATCCGCACCTCGATCTTCGACCTGCAGACGCCCTACGGAACCGACATCGGCCCGACGCTGCGGCGGCGGGTGCTCGACATCGTCTCCGAACTGTCCGGGCACGCGTCGATCTCGCCGAGCGTGGAGTTCGACGGCCCCGTCGACACGGTGGTCCCGGACTCCCTCGGACCACACATCGACGCCGTCCTGCGAGAGGGCTTGAGCAACGCGCTCCGGCACGCGCGGGCCGACCACATCGCGGTGTCGGTGACCGCCGACGACGTCCTGACCGTCGAGATCAGCGACGACGGGGTCGGCATCGGCGCCGACGTCACCTATCGGGGTCTCGAGAACCTGACGCGCCGCGCCGAGGACTGCGACGGGACGTTCAGCATCGTCACCCGCCCGCGGGGGACGAGTGGGGGCGGGACGAGCGAGGGCCGGACCAGCGGCGGCGGGACGACGCTCACCTGGTCGGTGCCGCTGGTGGGTTGA
- a CDS encoding cobyrinate a,c-diamide synthase encodes MVTSVRASTPAVVIAAPSSGSGKTTVTTGLIGALRAAGHRVAPFKVGPDYIDPGYHAVAAGRPGRNLDPNLVGAERIAPLFAHGAAGADIAVVEGVMGLFDGRIVDSDSGNGTGGSPGGDAGSLGVGSTAHVASIIGAPVILVVDAAGHSQSLAAVLHGFLSYDPSVSIAGVILNRVGSPRHEMVLRQAAARVGLPVLGVLRRHPSLTVPSRHLGLIPAAERNADAVAAVNAMTAHLRGALDLPAIVAAARGRAVPDAAAWSAAEAVAPYRPDASAGSPVIAVAGGAAFTFGYAEHAEVLTAAGARVVVFDPLVDRLPADAAGVVIGGGFPEEHAEALAANDLLRADLRAHAAAGRPIHAECAGLLYLCTELDGHPMSGVLDIPGHFGPTLTLGYRDAVAVGDSALFRTGERVTGHEFHRSGVGDGALAPAWAWRDSAGRASMHGVATAAVHASYLHLHPAAIPEALCRFVSRSAESGRVPTPQSVGDAPGAS; translated from the coding sequence ATGGTGACCTCCGTGCGGGCGTCGACGCCCGCCGTCGTGATCGCCGCGCCGTCGTCGGGCAGCGGCAAGACCACCGTGACGACCGGCCTCATCGGCGCTCTGCGGGCGGCCGGACACCGGGTGGCGCCATTCAAGGTCGGCCCCGATTACATCGATCCCGGATACCACGCCGTCGCGGCCGGACGACCCGGACGCAATCTCGACCCGAATCTCGTGGGCGCCGAACGCATTGCGCCGCTCTTCGCCCACGGCGCCGCGGGCGCCGACATCGCGGTCGTCGAGGGCGTGATGGGCCTCTTCGACGGCCGGATCGTGGATTCCGACAGCGGCAACGGCACGGGCGGCAGTCCAGGTGGCGATGCCGGTTCGCTCGGCGTCGGCTCCACCGCGCACGTCGCGTCGATCATCGGTGCGCCGGTGATCCTCGTCGTCGACGCCGCGGGCCACAGCCAGTCGCTGGCCGCCGTGCTGCACGGGTTCCTCTCCTACGACCCCTCGGTGTCGATCGCGGGCGTCATCCTCAACCGGGTCGGTTCGCCACGCCACGAGATGGTGCTGCGACAGGCCGCCGCGCGGGTGGGACTGCCGGTTCTCGGTGTGCTGCGGCGCCACCCGTCGCTGACGGTGCCCTCCCGGCACCTGGGCCTGATCCCGGCCGCCGAACGCAACGCCGACGCGGTCGCCGCCGTGAACGCGATGACCGCGCACCTGCGCGGCGCCCTCGACCTGCCGGCGATCGTGGCCGCCGCCCGCGGACGTGCGGTCCCCGACGCCGCGGCCTGGTCGGCTGCGGAAGCCGTCGCGCCGTATCGTCCCGACGCGTCGGCCGGTTCGCCGGTGATCGCGGTCGCCGGGGGCGCGGCGTTCACCTTCGGTTACGCCGAGCACGCCGAGGTGCTGACCGCCGCCGGCGCGCGCGTCGTCGTCTTCGACCCGCTCGTGGACCGGTTGCCCGCGGACGCGGCCGGCGTGGTGATCGGTGGCGGATTCCCGGAAGAACACGCCGAGGCGCTGGCCGCCAACGATCTCCTGCGCGCCGACCTCCGGGCGCACGCCGCGGCGGGTCGGCCGATCCACGCCGAGTGCGCGGGCCTGCTGTACCTGTGCACCGAACTCGACGGGCACCCGATGAGCGGCGTCCTCGACATCCCCGGCCACTTCGGCCCGACCCTGACGCTGGGATACCGCGATGCCGTGGCCGTGGGCGACTCGGCCCTGTTCCGGACCGGCGAACGCGTCACCGGTCACGAGTTCCACCGCAGCGGGGTCGGCGACGGCGCGCTCGCCCCGGCCTGGGCCTGGCGGGATTCGGCGGGCCGCGCGTCGATGCACGGGGTCGCGACGGCCGCAGTGCACGCCTCGTACCTGCATCTGCATCCGGCCGCGATCCCGGAAGCGTTGTGCCGCTTCGTGTCCCGATCCGCCGAGAGTGGGCGGGTGCCGACGCCCCAGTCCGTCGGCGACGCCCCCGGGGCGTCCTGA
- the cobA gene encoding uroporphyrinogen-III C-methyltransferase, with translation MSEPASAVSNVPGSNVSGSNVPGPPNVPGPDAFPSGEGHYLVGLDLRGRKVVVVGGGSVAQRRLPNLVAAGAHVHVIALDPTPAVESFTGITVTQRRYADGDLEGAWYAMACTDDPAVNEAVVAEAERRHTFCVRADDARHGTAVTPASGRHRDVQFGVLAGGDHKLSAALRAAMSRALAEGSLSVDDAAPHAAGVALVGGGPGDPDLITVRGQRLLAEADVVVADRLAPPELLAELGPQVEVIDAAKVPYGRAMKQEAINDVLVEKAKEGKFVVRLKGGDPYVYGRGFEELQACVAAGVPVTVVPGISSSIAAPASAGIPVTHRGVTHEVVIASGHVPPGHPDSLIDWSAMGKLRGTLVLMMAVERVEVFADALLEGGRRPDTPVAMIENGSLPTQRLLRTDLAHAGEVAEAEGLRPPAIVVIGDVAAFTEGA, from the coding sequence ATGTCCGAGCCTGCCTCCGCCGTGTCTAATGTCCCGGGGTCGAATGTATCGGGGTCGAATGTCCCAGGACCCCCGAACGTCCCCGGGCCCGATGCTTTCCCCTCCGGCGAGGGGCACTACCTGGTCGGCCTCGACCTCCGCGGACGCAAGGTCGTCGTGGTGGGCGGCGGGTCGGTGGCGCAGCGGCGGCTGCCCAATCTGGTCGCTGCGGGTGCCCACGTGCACGTCATCGCGCTCGATCCCACCCCGGCCGTCGAATCCTTCACCGGCATCACCGTCACCCAGCGCCGCTACGCCGACGGTGATCTGGAGGGCGCCTGGTACGCGATGGCCTGCACCGACGATCCCGCCGTCAACGAGGCGGTGGTGGCCGAGGCCGAGCGCAGGCACACGTTCTGTGTCCGGGCCGACGACGCCCGCCACGGCACCGCCGTCACCCCGGCATCCGGCCGTCACCGCGACGTCCAGTTCGGCGTCCTCGCCGGCGGCGACCACAAACTGTCGGCCGCACTCCGCGCCGCGATGAGCCGTGCCCTCGCCGAGGGGTCGCTGAGTGTCGACGACGCCGCCCCGCACGCCGCCGGCGTGGCCCTCGTCGGTGGCGGTCCCGGCGACCCCGACCTGATCACCGTCCGCGGCCAACGGCTCCTCGCCGAGGCCGACGTGGTGGTGGCCGATCGGCTCGCGCCCCCCGAACTGCTCGCCGAACTCGGCCCGCAGGTCGAGGTGATCGACGCCGCCAAAGTGCCCTACGGCCGCGCGATGAAGCAGGAAGCCATCAACGACGTCCTCGTGGAGAAGGCCAAGGAGGGCAAGTTCGTGGTCCGCCTCAAGGGCGGCGACCCCTATGTCTACGGGCGGGGTTTCGAGGAACTGCAGGCCTGTGTGGCCGCCGGGGTCCCGGTCACCGTGGTGCCGGGGATCAGCAGCTCGATCGCCGCACCGGCATCGGCGGGCATCCCGGTGACGCACCGCGGCGTCACCCACGAGGTCGTGATCGCCTCGGGCCACGTGCCGCCCGGCCACCCCGACTCGCTGATCGACTGGTCGGCCATGGGCAAGCTGCGCGGCACCCTGGTCCTGATGATGGCGGTCGAACGCGTCGAGGTCTTCGCCGACGCCTTGCTCGAGGGCGGCCGGCGGCCCGACACCCCGGTCGCGATGATCGAGAACGGATCCCTGCCGACCCAGCGTCTGCTGCGTACCGATCTCGCCCACGCCGGCGAGGTCGCGGAGGCCGAGGGGCTGCGTCCGCCCGCGATCGTCGTCATCGGCGACGTGGCCGCGTTCACCGAGGGCGCCTGA
- the cobO gene encoding cob(I)yrinic acid a,c-diamide adenosyltransferase yields MPQGVPVSIPDDGLTTRQRRNQPVLAVHTGDGKGKSTAAFGMAMRAWNAGMRVAVFQFVKSAKWKVGEESTMLTLDRVHAETGAGGPVEWHKMGQGWSWLRANDDQDDDHAAAAWAGWAEIARRLDAGEHDFYVLDEFTYPLHWGWVDTAQVLDTLARRPGRQHVVITGRRAPQALVDAADLVTEMHKVAHPMDAGRKGQKGIEW; encoded by the coding sequence GTGCCCCAGGGAGTTCCGGTCAGCATCCCCGATGACGGCTTGACGACGCGACAGCGCCGTAATCAGCCCGTCCTCGCGGTGCACACCGGCGACGGCAAGGGCAAGTCGACCGCCGCCTTCGGGATGGCGATGCGCGCGTGGAACGCGGGTATGCGGGTCGCGGTGTTCCAGTTCGTCAAGAGTGCGAAGTGGAAGGTGGGGGAGGAGTCGACGATGCTCACCCTCGACCGGGTGCACGCGGAGACCGGCGCCGGTGGGCCGGTGGAATGGCACAAGATGGGTCAGGGCTGGTCCTGGTTGCGGGCCAACGACGACCAGGACGACGACCACGCCGCCGCCGCCTGGGCCGGGTGGGCGGAGATCGCACGCCGTCTCGATGCCGGCGAACACGACTTCTACGTCCTCGACGAGTTCACCTATCCGCTGCACTGGGGCTGGGTGGACACCGCTCAGGTGCTCGACACCCTCGCCCGCCGACCCGGACGCCAGCATGTGGTCATCACCGGCCGGCGCGCCCCGCAGGCCCTCGTCGACGCTGCCGATCTCGTGACCGAGATGCACAAGGTCGCCCACCCGATGGACGCCGGACGCAAGGGGCAGAAGGGGATCGAATGGTGA